The Pasteurella multocida genome contains a region encoding:
- the infA gene encoding translation initiation factor IF-1, whose amino-acid sequence MAKEDCIEMQGTILETLPNTMFRVELENGHVVTAHISGKMRKNYIRILTGDKVTIEMTPYDLNKGRIIFRSR is encoded by the coding sequence ATGGCAAAAGAAGATTGCATTGAGATGCAAGGCACAATTTTAGAAACCTTGCCAAACACGATGTTTCGTGTTGAATTAGAAAACGGTCACGTTGTGACAGCCCACATTTCAGGTAAAATGCGTAAAAACTATATTCGTATTTTAACCGGTGATAAAGTGACCATTGAAATGACACCTTACGACTTAAACAAAGGTCGCATTATTTTCCGTAGCCGCTAA
- the rfbB gene encoding dTDP-glucose 4,6-dehydratase produces MKKILITGGAGFIGSAVIRYILSQTSDQIINLDKLTYASNLDALASVVDNPRYHFEQGDIADATTLSNIFQRYQPDCVMHLAAESHVDRSIAGAAAFIQTNIVGTYTLLEVTRQYWLTLDEKSKAAFRFHHVSTDEVFGDLDFTQPAFTETSPYRPSSPYSASKAASDHLVRAWHRTYGLPIVMSNSTNNYGFYQHTEKLIPFMLSQALQGKPLTLYGDGQQVRDWLFVDDHAQALYLVLTKGKVGETYNIGARCEYSNIHLVMRLCEILNQLRQAGGLTAFSDQLSEITDFKQLITFVKDRPGHDLRYAINASKIQDELGWVAKTDFETGLRKTVAWYVNYLSP; encoded by the coding sequence ATGAAAAAGATCCTTATTACTGGTGGGGCAGGTTTTATTGGCTCCGCCGTTATTCGCTACATTTTAAGCCAAACATCAGATCAGATTATAAATCTCGATAAACTCACCTATGCCAGTAATTTGGACGCTTTAGCCTCTGTTGTTGACAACCCACGTTACCATTTTGAACAAGGTGACATTGCAGATGCCACGACCTTGAGCAACATTTTTCAGCGCTATCAACCGGATTGTGTTATGCATTTGGCAGCAGAAAGTCATGTTGATCGCTCAATTGCTGGCGCAGCCGCGTTTATTCAAACAAATATTGTTGGTACCTATACTTTACTTGAGGTGACTCGGCAATATTGGCTCACATTAGACGAAAAAAGCAAAGCGGCTTTTCGTTTTCACCATGTTTCAACAGATGAGGTATTTGGTGACCTTGACTTCACACAACCTGCGTTTACAGAAACTTCCCCCTATCGTCCAAGTAGCCCTTATTCTGCCTCAAAAGCAGCTAGCGATCATTTAGTACGAGCTTGGCATCGAACTTATGGTTTGCCCATTGTGATGAGCAACAGTACGAATAATTATGGTTTTTATCAACATACTGAAAAACTCATTCCTTTTATGTTAAGTCAGGCTTTACAGGGAAAACCGTTGACGCTCTATGGCGATGGGCAGCAAGTGCGAGATTGGTTGTTTGTTGATGATCATGCACAAGCTTTGTATCTTGTACTAACAAAGGGCAAAGTGGGGGAAACCTATAATATTGGTGCACGTTGTGAGTACAGTAATATTCATCTTGTGATGCGGTTATGTGAGATCTTAAATCAGTTAAGACAGGCGGGAGGATTGACAGCGTTTTCGGATCAACTCAGCGAAATAACCGACTTTAAGCAGCTGATCACTTTTGTGAAAGATCGTCCCGGTCATGACTTGCGTTATGCGATAAATGCCTCAAAAATTCAAGACGAATTAGGCTGGGTGGCAAAAACGGATTTTGAGACGGGATTACGAAAAACAGTCGCATGGTATGTGAATTATTTGTCACCATGA
- the pepB gene encoding aminopeptidase PepB, with protein MQIMLSTQVADEAWGKNALLSFHQAQATIHVTDYSARNTVQKAARKLRGQGIKDVVLAGENWDLETCWAFYQGFYSAKQDYAVEFPTLGDAPQAELLARIQCGDFVREMINLPAEVITPVELASRAAHFIEEQAEEYGDKSAVSFNIISGEELKAQNYQGIWNVGRGSANPPAMLQLDFNPTGNPDAPVLACLVGKGITFDSGGYSIKPSDNMSTMRTDMGGAALLTGSLGLAIARGLTQRVKLYLCCAENLVSSNAFKLGDIITYSNGVTAEILNTDAEGRLVLADGLIEADKQQPKMIIDCATLTGAAKMAVGNDYHSVLSMDDALVAALFKSAEAEQEPFWRLPFAELHRSQISTAFADIANTGTVPVGAGASTATAFLSYFVKNYQQHWLHIDCSATYRKTASDLWAVGATGIGVQTLANLLLNPVKG; from the coding sequence ATGCAAATTATGTTATCGACTCAAGTAGCAGATGAAGCTTGGGGAAAAAATGCACTATTAAGTTTTCATCAGGCGCAAGCCACTATTCATGTTACTGACTATTCCGCGCGTAATACTGTACAAAAAGCAGCGCGTAAATTACGTGGTCAGGGGATTAAAGATGTGGTACTTGCTGGCGAAAATTGGGATTTAGAAACCTGCTGGGCATTTTATCAAGGTTTTTATAGCGCAAAACAAGATTATGCGGTGGAATTTCCAACTTTAGGCGATGCACCGCAAGCGGAATTATTAGCGCGCATTCAATGCGGTGATTTTGTACGTGAAATGATTAATTTGCCCGCGGAAGTGATTACCCCTGTGGAATTGGCGAGCCGTGCAGCCCACTTTATCGAAGAACAAGCAGAAGAATATGGGGATAAAAGTGCGGTCAGTTTTAACATTATTTCGGGCGAAGAATTAAAAGCACAGAATTATCAAGGTATTTGGAATGTGGGACGCGGTTCTGCTAACCCGCCAGCGATGTTGCAATTAGATTTCAACCCAACAGGCAATCCTGATGCGCCGGTATTAGCCTGTTTAGTGGGGAAAGGCATTACTTTTGACAGTGGCGGTTATAGCATTAAACCAAGTGATAATATGAGCACGATGCGTACAGATATGGGCGGCGCGGCATTGTTAACAGGCTCATTAGGGTTAGCCATCGCCCGTGGTTTAACACAACGTGTGAAACTCTATTTATGCTGTGCAGAAAATCTGGTGAGCAGCAATGCGTTTAAATTGGGTGATATTATCACTTACAGCAATGGCGTGACTGCTGAAATTTTAAATACGGATGCGGAAGGGCGTTTGGTACTTGCAGATGGATTAATTGAAGCCGATAAACAACAGCCAAAAATGATCATTGATTGTGCAACGTTAACTGGAGCTGCAAAAATGGCGGTAGGCAATGATTACCACTCAGTATTGTCTATGGATGATGCATTGGTAGCTGCGCTCTTTAAGTCTGCGGAAGCCGAACAAGAACCTTTCTGGCGTTTACCGTTTGCGGAATTACATCGTTCACAAATAAGCACGGCATTTGCCGATATTGCGAATACAGGGACGGTGCCAGTAGGGGCGGGTGCAAGTACAGCCACAGCTTTTTTATCTTACTTTGTGAAAAATTATCAACAACATTGGTTACATATTGATTGTTCAGCCACTTATCGTAAAACAGCAAGCGATTTATGGGCTGTGGGCGCAACGGGGATTGGTGTGCAAACGCTCGCCAACTTATTATTAAATCCAGTCAAGGGATAA